A genomic stretch from Helianthus annuus cultivar XRQ/B chromosome 1, HanXRQr2.0-SUNRISE, whole genome shotgun sequence includes:
- the LOC110905022 gene encoding uncharacterized protein LOC110905022 — protein MDVIVIDVSVDDIIVYLCYDRYLMDPDDEIIGIMIFCWYWVSLASRINVERIRDLNSALTGHEYTQELLHGTSTQCHEMMRLSRDAFILLCNHFKQKNWVQSSRSISLEEKLAMFLIVIGHNERFRMVKRRFQHSTETIHRCFHEVLKAMMNFAREVIVPTSSNVSANNSERHRRLKEIFPGAIGALDGTLIHAIVPVDQQTRYRGRGKDKYYLCDAAYTNTRGFMTPYRGTRYWLADFRRQRALTKEERFNHAHAQLRNVIERAYGVVKARFPILKQMAPFSFPIQRDIVIACFAIHNFIRKCNIYDQLFMDYDENMMFHEMQSGENDGLLVQDIEWGSQGIDYMTSLRNQIANQLLSNESI, from the exons ATGGATGTTATTGTTATAGATGTTAGTGTGGATGAtataattgtttatttatgttatgataGGTACCTTATGGATCCGGACGATGAGATTATAGGTATCATGATTTTTTGTTGGTATTGGGTTTCATTAGCCTCGAGAATAAATGTTGAAAGGATAAGAGACTTGAATTCGGCATTAACCGGTCATGAATACACGCAAGAATTATTGCATGGTACTTCTACACAATGTCATGAGATGATGCGTCTTTCACGTGATGCATTTATACTATTGTGCAAtcattttaaacaaaaaaattgggtGCAAAGTAGTAGGTCAATAAGCTTGGAAGAAAAGTTGGCTATGTTTTTGATCGTCATTGGACATAATGAACGTTTTCGAATGGTTAAACGAAGGTTTCAACACTCAACGGAAACAATTCATAGATGTTTTCATGAGGTCCTAAAGGCAATGATGAATTTCGCAAGAGAAGTTATAGTTCCAACATCTTCTAATGTAAGCGCAAATAATTCCGAACGACATAGAAGGCTAAAAGAAATATTTCCTGGAGCAATAGGTGCCTTAGATGGAACTCTTATACATGCGATCGTGCCTGTTGATCAACAGACTCGTTACAGGGGAAGAGGAAAAG ATAAGTATTACCTTTGTGACGCTGCATACACCAACACTCGTGGATTTATGACTCCCTACCGTGGTACGAGGTATTGGTTAGCCGATTTTCGACGACAACGTGCGTTAACTAAGGAAGAAAGATTCAATCATGCTCACGCACAACTCAGAAATGTCATTGAACGTGCATATGGTGTTGTAAAGGCGAGATTCCCAATCCTAAAGCAAATGGCTCCCTTTTCTTTTCCAATACAAAGAGACATAGTGATTGCTTGTTTCGCCATCCATAATTTTATAAGGAAATGCAATATTTATGATCAGTTATTTATGGACTATGATGAGAACATGATGTTTCATGAAATGCAAAGTGGGGAAAATGATGGCCTGCTAGTTCAAGACATAGAGTGGGGTTCACAAGGTATTGACTACATGACTTCTTTACGTAACCAGATTGCTAATCAGTTGCTTTCAAATGAATCAATTTAA
- the LOC110936867 gene encoding L10-interacting MYB domain-containing protein-like: protein MAKRIRINWKQECVEKTFLEACVHEITVNGREGSSLKQASWKTVAENLKTQHNFIVEQRQMKNHYDFLKGKFAAWLKLKNKTGNVYDPVTNSFNLSEEEWQIEMKSNKYVEALRSVPLAFPELCCQLYEGSTSNGFDSWGPSSTLPHPSEEVNEHNLDGMDVECTQVDSPGKGVSEESSIRSQKKEKGEKRKHKATLESKLIEVGEDISKLAKMMIEKHTLSDDMNACLEKLETLGWDESDAKYETTLLLFGESADLRKLWVRLKPQNCEKWVKNAGAKYGLFN from the exons ATGGCAAAAAGGATTAGGATTAATTGGAAGCAAGAATGTGTTGAAAAAACCTTTCTTGAAGCATGTGTTCATGAAATAACCGTTAATGGACGTGAAGGAAGCAGTCTTAAACAAGCGTCATGGAAAACTGTAGCTGAAAATTTGAAAACACAACATAATTTCATAGTGGAACAACGTCAAATGAAGAATCACTATGATTTTCTAAAAGGAAAATTTGCAGCTTGGTTAAAGCTTAAAAACAAAACCGGGAATGTCTATGATCCAGTTACAAACAGTTTTAACTTGTCAGAAGAAGAGTGGCAGATTGAGATGAAG TCTAACAAGTATGTAGAAGCTTTGAGAAGTGTGCCACTTGCTTTCCCCGAGCTTTGTTGTCAATTGTATGAGGGGTCTACTTCAAATGGGTTTGATAGTTGGGGGCCAAGTTCTACGCTTCCTCATCCTTCTGAGGAAGTGAATGAGCACAACTTGGATGGTATGGATGTCGAATGCACTCAAGTGGATTCCCCAGGTAAAGGTGTTAGTGAGGAGTCAAGTATTCGGTcccaaaaaaaagaaaaaggagaGAAACGAAAACATAAGGCAACATTAGAGTCAAAGCTTATAGAAGTTGGTGAAGATATTAGCAAGTTGGCAAAGATGATGATTGAGAAACACACACTTTCTGATGATATGAATGCATGTTTGGAGAAGTTGGAGACATTGGGTTGGGATGAGTCGGATGCGAAATACGAAACAACGCTTTTGCTTTTTGGTGAGAGTGCCGATCTTAGGAAACTGTGGGTACGTCTTAAGCCGCAGAATTGTGAGAAATGGGTTAAGAATGCGGGAGCGAAGTATGGATTGTTTAACTAA